One Fuerstiella marisgermanici DNA window includes the following coding sequences:
- a CDS encoding DUF1559 domain-containing protein has product MKLSLRIRRGFTLIELLVVIAIIAILIALLLPAVQQAREAARRTQCKNNLKQLGVALHNYHDVYSMFPQGKVVDRNIRYPGCPGWINGSGFSWRVAILPMIEQAPLYQANATDDTSITTCGSFGNQPARDRRLMLLRTAIAAYLCPSDATLFVGAEKPTNYPGISGGGDNAANSHGDRDPQDRQGMLTFRGARIRDVVDGTSNTAMVGEVHRGVLFNRYSGGPSNITGQRCKWWAAESGFCHADTYWPPNAAAPRKGNNIGQTAPQNGAANDTGCQSGQGPCADQVSWVDDLAPNEPGARGVSSAHTGGAQVLFGDGAVHFVNENIDTGVWRGAGTMSGGEVENMQF; this is encoded by the coding sequence ATGAAGCTTTCTTTACGAATTCGGCGAGGCTTTACGCTCATCGAATTATTGGTCGTGATTGCAATTATCGCGATCTTAATCGCACTACTGCTTCCGGCAGTACAACAGGCACGCGAAGCCGCTCGGCGAACGCAATGCAAAAACAATCTCAAGCAACTCGGCGTCGCGCTGCACAATTACCATGATGTGTATTCCATGTTCCCGCAGGGGAAGGTTGTTGACAGGAACATCCGATACCCTGGCTGCCCGGGTTGGATTAATGGGTCAGGCTTCAGCTGGCGTGTGGCGATCCTGCCGATGATCGAACAGGCTCCGCTTTATCAGGCCAATGCAACGGATGATACGAGCATTACCACCTGTGGTTCATTCGGTAATCAACCGGCGAGAGACAGACGACTTATGTTGCTGAGAACAGCCATTGCCGCTTATCTTTGCCCGAGTGATGCCACGCTCTTCGTCGGGGCAGAAAAGCCGACGAACTATCCGGGTATCAGCGGTGGTGGCGACAATGCGGCGAACAGCCATGGCGATCGAGATCCCCAGGACCGTCAGGGAATGTTGACTTTTCGCGGTGCCCGAATTCGGGACGTTGTGGATGGCACAAGTAACACGGCGATGGTTGGTGAAGTGCATCGCGGTGTGTTGTTCAATCGCTACAGCGGTGGTCCCAGCAATATTACCGGCCAAAGATGTAAGTGGTGGGCCGCCGAATCCGGCTTCTGCCATGCCGACACCTACTGGCCGCCAAACGCTGCTGCTCCAAGAAAGGGCAACAACATCGGTCAAACGGCTCCTCAGAATGGCGCGGCCAATGACACCGGTTGCCAGAGCGGTCAGGGGCCGTGCGCGGATCAGGTATCGTGGGTCGATGACCTTGCCCCCAACGAGCCAGGAGCTAGAGGCGTGTCGAGCGCACACACTGGTGGAGCTCAAGTCCTGTTTGGGGACGGTGCTGTACATTTCGTCAATGAAAACATCGACACAGGTGTCTGGCGGGGTGCTGGTACTATGAGTGGTGGAGAAGTCGAAAACATGCAGTTCTAG
- a CDS encoding RluA family pseudouridine synthase, with protein MTGNDRSDERSESGIDADDIDEASLETAAGNGDGSSGIDAAEPVDLTVESRAHGWRLDHYLTRIFGNHSRAQLQKAIDASQVTVNGLTVKPSRRLRVNDRIHVELQSADSERCFEAEDIPLDILYEDDAIVVVNKAAGMVVHPGRGTYSGTLAAALQFHFDQLSDIGGRHRPGIVHRLDRDTTGVILIAKNNQIHQRVSSQFEQREVKKEYRAIVRGVPELDADFIRTHVCVHNRVREKMMVCAPGGRSREAVTFYETKERFKGHALLAFHPHTGRTHQLRVHAQHIGTPIIADKQYIGEHHFTTGHLSGSPGKGEVLIGRQALHAFRLTISHPVSGKPITFEAPLPPDFQATLTALRS; from the coding sequence ATGACCGGAAACGATCGCTCTGACGAGCGATCAGAGTCCGGCATTGACGCCGACGACATTGACGAAGCATCGCTAGAAACGGCTGCCGGAAACGGCGACGGATCCAGCGGCATCGACGCGGCGGAGCCCGTGGATTTGACGGTCGAATCGCGAGCCCACGGGTGGCGGCTGGACCATTATCTGACGCGAATCTTCGGCAATCACAGCCGAGCGCAACTGCAGAAGGCGATCGACGCCAGCCAGGTCACGGTCAACGGCTTAACCGTCAAGCCGTCACGGCGACTTCGCGTGAACGATCGGATACACGTGGAACTTCAGTCGGCGGACAGTGAACGCTGCTTCGAGGCGGAAGACATTCCACTCGACATTCTGTACGAAGACGATGCGATTGTCGTGGTGAACAAAGCGGCAGGCATGGTTGTGCATCCGGGGCGAGGCACGTATTCCGGAACTCTGGCCGCCGCGTTGCAGTTCCACTTTGATCAGCTTAGCGACATCGGCGGTCGTCACCGACCGGGCATCGTGCATCGGCTGGACCGCGACACCACCGGCGTGATTCTGATCGCGAAGAACAATCAGATTCATCAACGCGTCAGCAGCCAGTTCGAACAGCGCGAAGTGAAAAAAGAATACCGTGCCATCGTGCGAGGAGTTCCGGAACTCGACGCCGACTTTATTCGCACGCACGTCTGCGTTCACAACCGAGTTCGCGAAAAAATGATGGTGTGTGCTCCGGGTGGCAGGTCGCGAGAAGCCGTCACTTTTTACGAAACGAAAGAACGCTTCAAGGGCCACGCACTGCTGGCGTTTCATCCGCACACAGGACGAACTCATCAGCTGCGAGTCCATGCTCAACACATCGGCACACCGATCATCGCCGACAAACAGTATATCGGCGAGCATCATTTCACGACTGGACATCTATCGGGTTCACCGGGGAAAGGTGAGGTCCTGATCGGACGGCAGGCGTTACATGCATTTCGTTTAACAATTTCGCACCCGGTCAGTGGAAAACCGATCACGTTTGAAGCACCATTACCGCCGGACTTCCAAGCCACCCTGACGGCCCTCCGCAGTTGA
- a CDS encoding right-handed parallel beta-helix repeat-containing protein: MRSSINAVIQFTLALGLLSGCSGSSAPSRFTVISPENDGVYHVRPGESIQAAIESAAANPDVKTVRVHSGTYRPSSHGQALIWFNRKHDGVVLEADGTVILTAANEEIADKSAKSFPAIVNHVVFFGDGVTSKTSISGFKISGANNYVMTTEGDQSIEPDTTNSVLQKGLFFYADGGGIKIFGRSYPTIKDTEISDNYASPCGGGISIEQAGYNHDPVSISNCVFRNNRCQITGSAVDVLVGSSATLTNCLFVGNVSNTGVNYIGGSENPYNEEHGCGALTVFPDSKVTVDRCTFTENWNGADDKGPGNTYTNSIFWMNTKAGGISPGSRYELDILDGSNVRGCLFGGSTSDLRGTIDASLNTLDASDPEFDSLYTPQSADYSGKGYRPQSK; the protein is encoded by the coding sequence ATGAGAAGTTCCATCAATGCGGTCATTCAGTTTACGTTGGCTTTGGGGCTCCTTAGTGGATGTTCCGGCTCTTCAGCACCTTCCCGTTTCACGGTGATCTCTCCCGAAAACGATGGTGTGTATCACGTGCGCCCCGGCGAAAGTATCCAGGCCGCGATAGAGTCGGCTGCTGCGAATCCTGATGTAAAGACAGTGCGCGTTCATAGCGGAACTTACCGCCCATCAAGCCATGGGCAGGCCTTGATTTGGTTCAATCGAAAACACGATGGTGTCGTTCTTGAAGCTGACGGCACAGTGATCCTTACTGCGGCAAACGAAGAAATCGCCGACAAGTCTGCTAAAAGCTTTCCCGCCATCGTGAATCACGTTGTTTTCTTTGGCGATGGAGTCACAAGTAAGACCTCCATTTCCGGCTTTAAGATTTCGGGCGCGAATAATTACGTCATGACGACGGAGGGCGATCAGTCCATAGAACCGGACACAACGAACAGCGTGCTACAAAAAGGGTTGTTTTTCTACGCAGACGGTGGCGGAATCAAAATCTTCGGACGCTCGTATCCAACGATTAAAGATACGGAAATATCCGACAATTACGCCAGTCCCTGTGGTGGCGGAATCTCAATTGAGCAGGCTGGCTACAATCACGATCCGGTCAGCATCAGCAACTGTGTCTTTCGTAATAACCGTTGCCAGATCACGGGTTCGGCCGTCGACGTGTTGGTGGGCAGTTCGGCTACGCTCACAAACTGCCTGTTCGTGGGCAATGTTTCCAATACGGGGGTGAACTACATTGGTGGTTCGGAGAATCCGTACAACGAGGAGCATGGGTGCGGCGCGTTAACCGTATTTCCTGACTCCAAAGTCACTGTTGATCGCTGTACGTTTACAGAGAACTGGAACGGTGCTGATGATAAGGGCCCCGGCAATACGTATACGAATTCAATTTTCTGGATGAACACGAAGGCAGGGGGCATCTCCCCTGGCTCCCGATATGAGCTCGATATTCTGGACGGTTCGAATGTGCGAGGCTGTCTCTTCGGGGGAAGTACCAGCGATCTGCGGGGGACAATCGATGCGTCGTTAAACACGCTCGATGCGTCCGATCCCGAATTCGATAGCTTGTACACCCCTCAATCGGCAGACTATTCAGGCAAAGGCTATCGGCCTCAGTCAAAATAA
- a CDS encoding tetratricopeptide repeat protein, with protein sequence MSTQTFYFGIALLLLLFLGGIAHSVFRTGEWPPIRFGYVDQHLQLLESRRPVEMIPELRTAAAINFDDGYAQLKLLSNGYAVGDTDSILQGLYGLLSHTPSDSELHGELAIVLLNSGRFDDALVHSKVATKLNPDSAQLQITLGAVMLAMGRMQEAADAYRKALALKPDSESAQRALNHPLKNY encoded by the coding sequence TTGTCGACGCAAACGTTTTACTTTGGGATCGCTTTGCTTCTCCTGCTGTTTCTCGGTGGAATCGCGCATTCTGTATTTCGCACAGGTGAATGGCCGCCGATTCGTTTTGGCTATGTGGATCAGCATCTGCAGCTGCTGGAAAGTCGCCGGCCTGTCGAGATGATCCCCGAACTGCGGACCGCTGCTGCAATAAACTTTGACGATGGTTACGCGCAGCTAAAACTGCTGTCGAATGGATACGCGGTTGGGGACACGGACAGCATTCTCCAGGGGCTTTACGGCCTGCTCAGTCATACTCCCAGCGATTCCGAACTGCATGGTGAACTTGCGATTGTGCTGCTTAATAGCGGTCGGTTCGACGACGCCCTGGTCCACAGCAAAGTTGCCACCAAACTTAATCCGGATTCTGCTCAGTTGCAGATCACGTTGGGGGCCGTCATGCTGGCGATGGGGCGGATGCAGGAAGCTGCGGATGCCTACAGGAAGGCGCTGGCGCTCAAACCGGATTCGGAATCTGCGCAGCGTGCTTTGAACCATCCATTGAAAAATTACTGA
- a CDS encoding fumarylacetoacetate hydrolase family protein — translation MKLARIRNSDGTQSVAAVHAESVQPLDLTQINNCHSLSDILHADDPAGLARFLLRPDTPPIPLSKVEFLAPVDQQEVWAAGVTYKRSQVARMEESESGASHYDKVYDADRPELFLKATPSRVSGPGQSVRVRSDSNWSVPEPEFTLAINPDGKIVGYTIGNDMSARDIEGENPLYLPQAKVYRQCAGLGPCVLLADGPLDLEGTQIELIIERSGSRIFTGTTDLGQLHRKLDDLATWLYRESEFPNGAFLMTGTGIVPDDDFTLEDGDTVSITIAGIGTLTNPVVKAK, via the coding sequence TTGAAGCTTGCAAGAATTCGAAACAGTGACGGGACTCAATCCGTAGCCGCCGTGCATGCGGAATCCGTTCAGCCACTCGACCTGACTCAAATCAACAACTGCCATTCGCTAAGCGACATTCTGCACGCGGACGACCCCGCGGGGCTGGCCCGATTTCTGCTCCGTCCGGACACACCGCCGATCCCGTTATCGAAGGTCGAATTCCTCGCTCCGGTCGATCAGCAGGAAGTTTGGGCAGCGGGCGTCACCTACAAACGCAGCCAGGTGGCTCGCATGGAAGAATCCGAGAGCGGCGCTTCTCACTATGACAAAGTCTACGACGCCGATCGTCCGGAACTGTTTCTAAAAGCCACGCCGTCGCGAGTGTCCGGGCCGGGACAGTCGGTGCGAGTCCGCAGTGACAGCAACTGGTCAGTGCCGGAACCGGAATTCACTCTGGCGATTAACCCGGACGGAAAAATCGTCGGGTACACCATCGGCAACGACATGTCGGCTCGCGATATCGAAGGCGAAAACCCACTGTATCTGCCTCAGGCTAAGGTGTACCGTCAGTGTGCCGGACTCGGCCCCTGTGTTCTACTGGCCGACGGCCCGCTCGATCTTGAGGGCACTCAAATTGAACTCATCATCGAACGTTCGGGCAGCAGGATATTCACCGGCACCACAGACCTGGGACAACTCCATCGCAAGCTGGATGATCTTGCCACGTGGCTGTACCGCGAGAGTGAATTTCCCAACGGCGCATTCCTGATGACGGGCACGGGCATCGTGCCAGACGATGATTTCACTCTGGAAGATGGCGATACGGTATCGATCACGATCGCAGGCATCGGTACGCTGACGAATCCGGTTGTCAAAGCAAAGTAA
- a CDS encoding FG-GAP-like repeat-containing protein, with protein MRTLIALILLAPLAGCSSRSPDSTGASGDDASVSVVDKPPVLMPAPDFVLTDQSGQDYGSDDILGRACIVNFFFTRCQETCPLQTARLAELQEKWESNPAWNEIRMISITVDPAHDTPDVLMDYAKATNADTDHWKFLTGPDDAIKELTTRGFRLPVEEAENADGASVAHSPQFVLVGPEGYIRGFYDSGSTAEIDQLETDVFTTLEERLLYHQDLLDPAWVEERRDAQFGTTDKFSVFHDFGFFDRRRESGITFRNRIVDDAGREHKPCHYDHGTGVAIADVDGDGLQDLYFVTQVGGNELWKNQGDGTFQEMTRAAGVAVADRIGVSASFADIDNDGDADLYVTNVRSPNVLFQNDGTGKFTDISSTSGIDYSGHSSSAVFFDYNRDGRLDLFLVNVGEYTTDQTANVVNDRHTGADERDYPYKVANPDAFAAHLKPDRAESSILFENQGGNRFVDVSSAVGLEDSSWSGDASPLDVNEDGWPDLYVLNMQGHDEYYENDEGRRFVKKSREVFPATPWGAMGIKVFDFDNDGRLDIYLTDMHTDMSGPVGFEKEKLKTPKEKFAPEMMNSDGNHVFGNAFFQKQKDGTYREISDRINAETYWPWGLSVGDLNADGFEDVFVAGSMNFPFRYAINSVLLNNEGREFLDAEYILGIEPRRANRTAIPWFELDVAGKDRPLFEAYRGRGAKVTRMTAWGALGTRSSVIFDMDKDGDLDIITNDFNSEPMVLVSNLAEQEHTFHYLKVDLTGNASNRDGLGALVTVRTEKQSCLKVNDGKSGYLSQSSCPLYFGLGPSDIVNQIEVQWPSGQSQTVDGPIAVDRLIEITEPDAE; from the coding sequence ATGAGAACTCTGATCGCACTCATCCTTCTTGCGCCGCTCGCTGGCTGCAGTTCCAGGTCACCTGATTCAACCGGGGCTTCCGGCGACGACGCAAGTGTTTCCGTGGTTGACAAGCCACCCGTTCTGATGCCGGCTCCCGATTTCGTCTTAACGGACCAGTCCGGCCAGGATTATGGTTCGGATGACATACTCGGCAGGGCCTGCATCGTGAACTTTTTCTTCACGCGGTGTCAGGAGACGTGTCCACTGCAGACCGCGAGGCTGGCGGAGCTTCAGGAGAAATGGGAAAGCAATCCGGCGTGGAATGAGATCCGAATGATAAGCATCACCGTCGATCCAGCGCACGACACCCCGGACGTATTGATGGACTACGCGAAGGCTACAAATGCAGACACGGATCACTGGAAATTCCTGACGGGGCCCGACGACGCGATTAAAGAACTGACCACGCGCGGTTTTAGGCTGCCTGTGGAGGAAGCCGAGAATGCCGACGGCGCTTCGGTCGCTCACAGTCCTCAGTTCGTCCTGGTCGGACCGGAGGGCTACATCCGAGGCTTCTACGATAGTGGTTCCACGGCGGAAATTGATCAGCTGGAAACAGATGTCTTTACCACTTTAGAAGAACGACTGCTGTATCATCAGGATTTGTTGGATCCAGCTTGGGTTGAGGAACGCCGTGATGCTCAATTCGGCACGACTGATAAGTTCAGTGTGTTCCACGATTTTGGGTTCTTTGATCGTCGGCGTGAAAGTGGCATTACATTCCGCAACCGGATCGTGGACGACGCCGGACGCGAACACAAGCCGTGCCACTACGACCATGGGACGGGCGTCGCGATCGCAGATGTGGACGGTGATGGATTGCAGGACTTGTATTTCGTGACACAGGTTGGAGGCAACGAGCTGTGGAAAAATCAAGGCGACGGAACGTTCCAGGAAATGACCAGAGCAGCTGGCGTTGCAGTTGCAGATCGCATTGGTGTGTCTGCGTCGTTTGCGGACATTGACAATGACGGAGATGCTGACCTGTACGTCACAAATGTCCGCAGCCCGAACGTTCTGTTTCAGAACGATGGCACGGGCAAGTTTACAGATATTTCATCAACATCCGGCATCGACTATAGCGGGCACTCTTCGTCCGCCGTGTTTTTCGACTACAACCGCGATGGTCGGCTGGATCTGTTTCTGGTGAATGTTGGCGAGTACACAACTGATCAAACGGCCAATGTTGTGAATGACCGTCATACAGGGGCCGATGAACGTGACTACCCCTACAAGGTTGCCAATCCAGATGCATTCGCAGCCCACTTGAAGCCAGACCGCGCGGAAAGCAGCATCCTGTTCGAAAATCAGGGCGGCAACCGGTTTGTTGATGTTTCCTCAGCGGTCGGCCTTGAGGATTCTTCGTGGTCCGGGGATGCCAGTCCGCTGGACGTCAACGAAGACGGCTGGCCGGATCTGTACGTGCTGAATATGCAGGGCCACGACGAGTACTATGAGAATGACGAAGGTCGCCGTTTCGTAAAGAAAAGTCGCGAAGTTTTTCCAGCAACTCCGTGGGGCGCCATGGGCATCAAGGTTTTCGATTTCGACAACGACGGTCGACTCGATATCTATCTGACCGACATGCACACCGACATGTCAGGGCCGGTCGGCTTCGAAAAGGAAAAGCTAAAGACACCGAAAGAGAAGTTTGCACCGGAAATGATGAATTCCGATGGTAACCATGTGTTTGGCAATGCTTTTTTCCAAAAGCAGAAGGACGGTACTTACCGCGAGATTTCTGATCGCATTAACGCGGAAACCTATTGGCCTTGGGGGCTGAGCGTTGGTGACCTGAATGCCGATGGGTTCGAGGACGTGTTCGTGGCGGGTAGCATGAATTTTCCGTTTCGCTATGCGATCAATTCCGTGCTGCTGAATAACGAAGGCCGTGAGTTTCTGGATGCTGAATACATTCTGGGGATCGAGCCTCGGCGTGCCAACAGAACTGCCATTCCATGGTTCGAACTCGACGTGGCGGGAAAAGACCGCCCACTGTTTGAAGCGTATCGAGGCAGGGGGGCGAAGGTGACTCGGATGACTGCCTGGGGCGCTTTAGGCACGCGTTCGTCCGTGATCTTCGACATGGACAAGGACGGTGATCTTGACATCATCACAAACGATTTCAATTCGGAACCCATGGTACTCGTCAGCAATTTGGCAGAGCAGGAGCACACGTTCCACTATCTTAAAGTTGACCTTACCGGCAACGCCTCAAATCGTGACGGCCTTGGAGCATTGGTGACCGTCCGAACAGAAAAGCAAAGCTGCTTGAAGGTGAATGACGGCAAGTCAGGCTATCTGTCGCAGAGCAGTTGTCCTCTGTACTTTGGGCTTGGTCCATCGGACATCGTCAACCAAATTGAAGTGCAATGGCCGTCCGGGCAGTCGCAAACAGTAGACGGACCAATCGCTGTAGACAGACTGATTGAAATCACGGAACCTGATGCTGAGTAA
- a CDS encoding sugar phosphate isomerase/epimerase family protein, protein MQTTPLNRRTLFCRVATAAMTLPIAKSAVALDDERDEVAPTKFQLGCMTLPYAAFPLQRALESIAGAGYRHVAWGTSHRETDGGEKVPVMPTDASPQKASELAKRCRDLELNPVMMFSTVYPEAPNAMEVLTQRIKQAEAAGISQVLTFGHTKGGNRALWVKRFQQLGPIARDNNVLLVVKQHGGSTGTGRACAQIIREVNDEGVKVNYDAGNVMDYLNVDPIPDIKTCADVVHSFCLKDHRNWPKDEDCGPGFGEIDHYKLLHPVAFTGRTIPLCCENIFAPNLPRPSKPEGIDRLAKQVRQYMEVVIAGTHRRAVGVGGE, encoded by the coding sequence ATGCAGACCACCCCACTGAACCGCCGCACACTTTTTTGCCGGGTTGCGACCGCTGCGATGACCTTGCCGATTGCGAAGTCCGCGGTTGCTTTGGACGATGAACGCGACGAGGTGGCTCCGACGAAGTTTCAGCTTGGCTGCATGACGTTGCCGTATGCGGCCTTTCCGTTACAGCGAGCATTAGAAAGCATCGCCGGGGCCGGCTATCGGCACGTGGCTTGGGGGACAAGTCATCGGGAAACCGATGGCGGCGAAAAAGTCCCCGTTATGCCGACGGACGCGTCGCCGCAAAAAGCGTCCGAACTGGCGAAGCGATGCCGCGATCTGGAGCTAAATCCGGTGATGATGTTTTCCACCGTCTATCCGGAGGCGCCTAATGCGATGGAAGTGCTGACTCAACGCATCAAGCAGGCTGAGGCCGCAGGAATCTCTCAGGTTCTGACGTTCGGCCACACCAAAGGTGGAAACAGGGCGCTGTGGGTCAAACGATTTCAACAACTGGGACCGATCGCACGTGACAACAACGTACTGCTGGTGGTAAAGCAACACGGTGGTTCAACGGGCACAGGACGGGCGTGTGCGCAGATCATTCGAGAAGTCAACGACGAGGGCGTGAAAGTGAACTACGACGCGGGCAACGTGATGGATTATCTAAACGTCGACCCGATTCCGGATATCAAAACGTGCGCCGATGTCGTCCATAGTTTCTGTCTGAAGGATCATCGGAACTGGCCGAAGGATGAGGACTGCGGGCCGGGGTTTGGGGAGATCGATCATTACAAATTACTGCACCCGGTTGCCTTCACCGGCAGGACGATACCGTTGTGCTGCGAAAACATCTTCGCCCCGAATCTACCACGTCCTTCAAAGCCGGAGGGAATCGATCGGCTCGCCAAGCAGGTGCGTCAGTACATGGAAGTCGTCATTGCCGGTACGCACCGGCGGGCGGTTGGCGTGGGGGGCGAGTGA
- a CDS encoding HAD-IA family hydrolase, giving the protein MSKQSKSAVGVNEISAEVLHPADVEARLIAAAATGRNDIFMKYKLVLWDFDGTLADTLSVALDVYNQLAAKKGFKPVEDPFAVRDMSMSEFLKSHGIPAHRVPFAFSAFLKQVRSQASDVSLMDGVAELVPKISELGLQQGVISSNSTDNIQQCLTANQIARHFQFLKGTSRIFGKESTIRATIKQAGLVAEQVLYVGDEIRDIDAARAAGVDIACVTWGLNSAKALLRHNPDHVIANAGDLLDILA; this is encoded by the coding sequence TTGTCAAAGCAAAGTAAGTCGGCAGTCGGCGTCAACGAAATCTCTGCTGAGGTGCTGCATCCAGCCGATGTTGAAGCCAGGCTGATCGCCGCCGCGGCTACCGGTCGCAATGACATCTTCATGAAATACAAACTGGTACTCTGGGATTTCGACGGCACGCTGGCCGACACCCTGTCTGTCGCACTGGATGTGTACAACCAGCTTGCCGCAAAAAAGGGCTTCAAACCGGTAGAAGATCCCTTTGCCGTCCGCGACATGAGTATGAGTGAATTCCTGAAGTCGCATGGCATTCCCGCGCATCGAGTGCCGTTTGCGTTCTCCGCGTTTCTGAAACAGGTGCGAAGTCAGGCGTCGGACGTATCGTTGATGGACGGCGTGGCTGAATTGGTGCCGAAGATTTCAGAACTTGGCCTGCAGCAGGGCGTGATTTCGTCGAACAGCACCGACAACATTCAGCAGTGTCTCACGGCCAATCAGATCGCGAGGCACTTCCAGTTTCTAAAAGGCACGTCGCGGATTTTCGGCAAAGAATCCACCATTCGAGCCACAATCAAGCAGGCTGGGTTAGTTGCCGAGCAGGTATTGTATGTCGGCGACGAAATTCGCGACATCGACGCTGCTCGCGCCGCCGGTGTCGATATCGCCTGCGTGACGTGGGGACTGAATTCCGCCAAGGCGCTGCTGCGCCACAATCCGGATCATGTCATCGCGAATGCAGGCGATCTGCTTGACATTTTAGCATAG
- a CDS encoding DUF4832 domain-containing protein: MSRRITYLLTVFIALQSALVAQPTLKYVPAAVDNPLKGLVPYSGRDKRDNFPHSMEFNYVPLSDLMTGMNEFRWQPLEELLNDVASRGHQAVIRVWMVYPGRDNGIPEFLAKDGLKITTWLNTNTAPHPPEKVHTPDYDDPRMRMALRNFINAMGKKYDCDPRIGFITAGLLGTWGEWHEYPREDLFASKATQAEVMDTFEDAFKTTRVLLRYPSGKDHWLYASNAERPFGYHDDSFAWATLDTGREEDDWFFMPSLKAAGNAAVEKWKTQPIGGEIRPELWGKIFDDKVKHKQAQDFDRPVKETHATWLMDTGMMEKKQSAKRIANASAAVQKMGYEFHVSTASLTAASAKQEQRAANVRLELRNTGVAPFYYEWPIVIGALDESGQVLKQWPTDWTLTGLLPGDPPRVWQTSVKTDQIPTNAKRLAIRVVNPLKNGLPLRFANSADRQQPDGWFRLGMLP; the protein is encoded by the coding sequence ATGTCCCGAAGAATTACTTACCTTCTGACCGTCTTCATCGCGTTGCAGTCGGCCTTGGTTGCTCAGCCAACTCTAAAATACGTGCCTGCCGCAGTCGACAATCCACTGAAGGGGCTCGTGCCCTATTCGGGCCGCGACAAGCGAGACAACTTTCCGCACAGCATGGAATTCAACTACGTGCCGCTCAGTGATCTGATGACGGGCATGAACGAATTCCGTTGGCAGCCGCTGGAAGAATTGCTCAACGACGTTGCCAGCCGAGGTCACCAGGCCGTGATTCGCGTCTGGATGGTGTACCCCGGCCGAGACAACGGGATCCCTGAATTTCTTGCGAAGGATGGTTTGAAGATCACCACTTGGTTGAACACCAACACGGCCCCGCATCCGCCCGAAAAAGTCCACACGCCGGATTACGATGATCCACGCATGAGGATGGCGCTGCGAAATTTCATCAACGCGATGGGAAAGAAGTACGACTGCGACCCTCGCATCGGTTTCATCACGGCTGGGCTGCTGGGCACCTGGGGCGAATGGCATGAATATCCGCGAGAAGACCTGTTCGCGTCGAAGGCGACTCAGGCCGAAGTCATGGACACCTTCGAAGATGCGTTCAAGACCACTCGAGTGCTGCTGCGATACCCCAGCGGCAAAGATCACTGGCTGTACGCGTCCAACGCCGAACGCCCGTTCGGCTACCACGACGATTCCTTCGCGTGGGCGACGCTGGACACCGGCCGTGAGGAAGACGACTGGTTCTTCATGCCGTCGTTGAAGGCGGCCGGCAATGCAGCCGTCGAAAAATGGAAGACTCAACCCATCGGCGGCGAAATTCGTCCCGAGTTATGGGGCAAGATCTTCGACGACAAAGTCAAACACAAGCAAGCTCAGGATTTTGACCGGCCCGTCAAAGAAACTCATGCGACCTGGCTGATGGATACGGGCATGATGGAGAAAAAACAGTCGGCAAAACGAATCGCCAACGCGTCCGCCGCCGTGCAAAAAATGGGGTACGAATTTCACGTATCCACGGCGTCGCTCACGGCGGCTTCGGCCAAACAGGAACAGCGAGCTGCGAACGTTCGGCTGGAACTGAGGAACACCGGTGTGGCTCCGTTCTATTACGAGTGGCCGATTGTGATCGGGGCCCTGGACGAATCCGGCCAGGTGTTGAAGCAATGGCCGACCGACTGGACACTGACGGGCCTGCTTCCGGGCGATCCGCCTCGTGTGTGGCAAACGTCCGTGAAAACGGACCAAATTCCGACCAACGCCAAGCGGTTGGCTATACGAGTCGTCAACCCTTTGAAAAACGGGCTCCCGCTGCGGTTTGCGAATTCGGCCGATAGGCAGCAGCCAGACGGCTGGTTTCGGCTGGGAATGCTGCCGTAA